The following proteins come from a genomic window of Deltaproteobacteria bacterium:
- the cysK gene encoding cysteine synthase A produces the protein MARIFSDNSESIGNTPLVLLNKVTQGLHATVAAKIEGRNPAYSVKCRLGVALIQAAERDGLLIRGLRNKTIVEPTSGNTGIALAFVCAARGYPLVLTMPETMSIERRKMLYAFGAELVLTDGSKGMPGAVTIAEEIIASNPEKYFMPQQFKNPANPDIHFRTTGPEIWHDTDGKVDIFVAGVGTGGTITGVGRYLKQEKNKPVSLVAVEPVKSAVLTALRNGQPPQKQPHKIQGIGAGFKPDVLDLDLIDTIATVDDDEAINMARRLHREEGITCGISSGAATIAALQEAAKPENSSKLIVVILADAGERYLSSVLFENIKA, from the coding sequence ATGGCCAGAATATTTTCTGATAATAGTGAAAGTATCGGAAATACGCCTCTTGTACTACTAAATAAGGTTACCCAAGGGCTTCATGCTACGGTTGCTGCAAAAATCGAAGGTCGTAATCCTGCATATTCAGTAAAATGCCGACTTGGTGTTGCTTTAATTCAAGCCGCAGAGCGAGATGGTCTGTTAATTCGGGGTTTACGCAATAAAACAATTGTTGAACCAACAAGTGGCAATACTGGTATTGCGTTAGCATTTGTATGCGCCGCACGTGGCTATCCCCTGGTTCTCACCATGCCTGAAACAATGTCAATTGAACGACGAAAGATGCTGTATGCTTTTGGGGCTGAGCTAGTATTAACTGATGGTAGTAAAGGTATGCCTGGAGCTGTAACAATAGCTGAAGAAATTATCGCCAGTAACCCTGAAAAGTACTTTATGCCACAACAATTTAAAAACCCAGCTAACCCAGACATCCACTTTCGTACTACCGGCCCAGAGATTTGGCATGATACCGATGGTAAAGTCGATATATTTGTTGCTGGAGTAGGAACAGGTGGAACTATTACTGGTGTTGGGCGTTATTTAAAACAAGAAAAAAATAAACCCGTTAGCCTGGTGGCGGTTGAGCCTGTAAAATCAGCAGTATTAACAGCCTTGCGCAACGGACAACCACCACAAAAACAACCTCATAAAATTCAAGGCATTGGTGCGGGCTTTAAGCCCGACGTACTCGATCTTGATTTAATAGATACGATCGCTACGGTCGATGATGATGAAGCCATTAATATGGCAAGACGGCTTCATCGTGAAGAAGGCATCACTTGCGGTATTTCATCAGGAGCTGCAACAATTGCAGCGCTGCAAGAAGCAGCAAAGCCTGAAAACAGCAGTAAATTAATTGTGGTTATTTTAGCTGATGCGGGTGAGCGCTATTTGTCAAGCGTTCTTTTTGAAAATATCAAGGCCTGA
- a CDS encoding PilZ domain-containing protein, translating into MESLESASLAVWHATYVRAALIVGGIRRQMIMVSISRDGALLTGEHDFGNGAAGRLELEHHLGPNVMYADVEVRDGAHGREEHERLVNGLRVRFARMTSDMRTFVENECSRPQYSVAIVDDNASHLWGMQAMLIALGFRVVGINNPIGATNRIAKSDVQLVLISSEMSGLNGNNLCRLLRYHPKTQAIAILMHAGGSEDVLAESANIAGADGYLHRRADTATVVQRILLHSHKVDINSSTTELAKDGFKSYADNNKVQREKRADRRITYLASWQLTELANGIPFRGYTANISRGGVALYLTRQLVSGSSVCLSLREDDSLPVREIIGTVRWVKRLEPFYTTGIAFNFRDDSVRRAVGKIVDRLVVN; encoded by the coding sequence ATGGAAAGCCTGGAAAGTGCGTCGCTAGCAGTTTGGCATGCAACATATGTTCGTGCAGCACTGATCGTTGGTGGTATTCGCCGGCAAATGATCATGGTTTCAATTAGTCGTGACGGAGCATTGCTTACTGGCGAACATGACTTTGGCAATGGTGCAGCAGGTCGACTAGAATTAGAGCATCATTTAGGCCCAAATGTTATGTATGCTGATGTTGAGGTACGCGATGGTGCCCATGGACGCGAAGAACATGAACGATTGGTAAATGGCTTAAGAGTACGTTTTGCGCGTATGACTTCAGATATGCGTACTTTTGTTGAAAATGAGTGCTCGCGTCCACAGTATTCAGTGGCCATTGTTGATGATAATGCAAGTCATCTGTGGGGTATGCAGGCGATGTTGATCGCTTTAGGTTTTCGCGTGGTCGGTATAAATAATCCAATCGGAGCTACTAATCGTATCGCTAAGTCAGATGTTCAATTGGTTTTGATTAGCAGTGAGATGAGCGGTCTAAATGGCAATAATTTATGTCGTTTATTACGTTATCATCCCAAAACCCAAGCTATAGCTATCTTAATGCATGCTGGCGGTAGTGAAGATGTATTAGCAGAAAGCGCAAATATCGCAGGTGCAGATGGCTATCTTCATCGAAGAGCTGATACTGCTACTGTGGTGCAGCGCATTTTGTTGCATAGCCACAAGGTTGATATAAATAGCAGTACTACAGAGTTGGCAAAAGATGGTTTTAAATCTTACGCGGATAATAATAAAGTCCAGCGTGAAAAACGAGCAGATCGTCGTATTACCTATTTAGCAAGTTGGCAGCTTACTGAATTAGCCAATGGCATACCATTTCGTGGCTATACCGCTAATATAAGCCGTGGTGGCGTGGCATTGTATCTGACTCGTCAATTAGTTAGTGGCAGCAGTGTCTGTTTGAGCTTACGTGAAGATGATAGTCTGCCAGTGCGTGAAATTATTGGAACGGTGAGATGGGTGAAACGCCTTGAGCCATTTTATACGACCGGCATAGCTTTTAACTTTAGAGACGACTCTGTACGGCGAGCTGTAGGTAAAATAGTAGATCGTCTTGTGGTTAATTAA
- the proB gene encoding glutamate 5-kinase, whose amino-acid sequence MKDNEKIEHSRDLLKLSRRVVIKFGSAVLTTGGIELNSEHINRLAAQITQIRQQREVVVVSSGAMAAGFAKLGLQNEQQRASLPLKQAAAAVGQSSLMGVYEDAFAQYGIHVAQVLLTAEDLANRHRFLNARGTVAELLALEVLPIINENDTVAVAEIKFGDNDNLATMVSHLVGADLLIILSDIDGLYSADPKRNAKAHLLSIVDRVSSDIEKNATGTTGVGTGGMQSKILAARKAMARGIPVIIANGKRENVINEIFSGADIGTLFIPQDKPLHSRKHWIAHIAATRGTITLDAGAVTALTKSKKSLLPGGIVSVNGHFKLGDCINCVDPEGKCFARGLTRYTASELERIKGLRTSQIVSVLGYKDYDEVIHRDDLVLLADE is encoded by the coding sequence ATGAAAGACAACGAAAAAATAGAACATAGTCGTGATTTACTAAAACTCTCACGGCGTGTAGTCATTAAATTTGGCAGCGCAGTTTTAACTACTGGTGGAATTGAGCTTAACTCCGAACACATCAACAGGTTAGCTGCACAAATAACGCAAATAAGACAACAGCGTGAAGTGGTAGTAGTTTCATCAGGAGCAATGGCTGCAGGTTTTGCCAAGCTAGGTTTACAAAACGAGCAGCAACGGGCTTCTTTACCGCTTAAACAGGCAGCAGCAGCGGTTGGGCAATCTTCGCTAATGGGGGTTTATGAAGATGCTTTTGCGCAATATGGTATTCATGTAGCACAAGTGTTGCTTACGGCTGAAGATCTAGCGAATCGTCATCGTTTTCTTAACGCGCGTGGCACAGTGGCAGAATTACTAGCGCTAGAAGTGTTACCAATAATTAATGAGAATGATACAGTTGCAGTGGCCGAAATAAAATTCGGCGATAATGATAATCTTGCGACAATGGTAAGTCATCTTGTGGGCGCTGATTTGCTAATTATTCTTTCAGATATTGATGGATTATATTCAGCAGATCCAAAACGTAATGCTAAGGCTCATCTATTATCAATAGTTGATCGTGTCAGTAGTGATATTGAAAAAAATGCCACTGGTACAACTGGTGTAGGTACCGGTGGAATGCAATCAAAAATTTTAGCTGCTCGCAAAGCAATGGCGCGTGGGATCCCGGTTATTATTGCTAATGGCAAACGCGAAAATGTGATAAACGAGATATTTTCGGGTGCGGATATTGGCACCTTGTTTATACCACAAGATAAACCACTTCATAGCCGCAAGCATTGGATAGCTCATATTGCTGCTACACGCGGAACAATTACATTAGACGCTGGTGCGGTAACTGCGCTCACTAAAAGCAAAAAGAGTTTATTGCCCGGAGGTATTGTATCAGTAAATGGGCATTTTAAACTTGGTGATTGTATAAATTGTGTTGATCCAGAAGGTAAATGTTTTGCACGTGGGCTAACTCGTTATACCGCATCAGAGTTAGAGCGAATTAAAGGTTTGCGAACATCGCAAATTGTCTCAGTACTTGGTTATAAAGATTATGACGAAGTAATTCATCGCGATGATTTAGTTTTATTAGCTGATGAATGA